The Rickettsia endosymbiont of Cantharis rufa genome segment TAAAAACTTATCGTCTTTTAATTTAATCGAAAAAGAAGGTTCTTGGAATTCCGGTCCATCAATTTCTCTAGCAATTTTTATATAATAACCGATTATATGACTATTGTAATAATCACTTTTACTAATCATTTTCTTAGCTGTTTTATTAATCTGCATGTCAGTTTTAGCAGTATAAGTAACTGTAAGGGCAATACCAAGCATTAGACGCTGTCTATGACTAAAAGGAATGTCTGAAGATAATATAAATTCCGAAACAAAATTTGCTCTGAGCGTTTTATCGATATTTTTATTATATTGAGCAAGCATTATAGCAAGTTCAATAATGACAAGCGTCGTGTAGTCAGGGTTGATTAAAAGATAGTGTACAGCTTCTATATATTTATCGATCTTACATATATTTCTATCAAATTTTACTAATCTCTTTACTCGCTCATAGATAATATCTTTTTTTGTTTCATGCAGCGGCAACGAGTCAAATCTTACTCCCTCTTTTAAACCGTAATTTGAGATAATAATTTTTTCCGGTAAAAATACCTTAATCATCGCCTTTATTACTAAAACTGCATTATAATTTATGGCCTTCTGCTCATAATAACTCAGCTTTAATTTATCAATTTGTGATAATTTCTCTAGATATAACTCAAACTCTACGCGATTTATTTCAAAATTATGTAAATTTTTAAGGGGATAATTTATAGACTCCATGTATATACGACTCATTAGACGAAGAGCACCACCGATTAAATATAAATTAGGATAATGTGCAGCTCCAAATTCCTCCTCTAGCATTTTAGTAATCAGTCCAACATCACCGAAATTGCTACTAGCAATAATTTTAGTACCAAGAGGTAGTGATTTTAATTTACCGACCTTTTTATTTTCAATTTGTGCAAGCTCAAGACTTCCGCCGCCAAGATCAGCTACAATACCGAAAGCATCACTAATACCTGAAATTAATCCGGCAGCAGTTAAATAAGCTTCACGTTCACCTGAGATAATTTCAATATCAATATTGAATCTCTTTTTAATTATAGCTTTGAATTCATCTGCTTTAGGATGTCCTCTAAGTATAGCTGTTGCAACACATCTAATATTAGTAACGGACAGTTTGGTAAAAATATGAATAAGATATTGTAGGGATAAATATGTTTGATGTTTTACGTCTAAATTATCTAAGTTAAGTAAATTTGTAAGATAATTTCTAAATTTATAATTAAAAATTTCCGGAGCTCCAAGCTCATCACTTTCATAAACTACAGCTCTTAAAGCATTTGAACCGATATCAATAATAGCTGAACGCATTTTTGGATCTTACTCATTATTTTCCGGAGCAGTTGTTGTTTCAGTCTCTTCAGAAGCCTCATTATTATTTGCCCTAGGATCAAAAGGTACTTGGGTAGGCACAAAGGTCGGCGGTAATAATCTACTAGTAAAAAACTTATCTTCGTAATACTTAATTTTACGAGATTTTATAGGTGGAAAGGATTCTATTAAAACAATTTGCTCATCTCTCGGTAACTGTATTACTTCTTGAGGTAAAAGTAAAGCTCTTTGAACTTGAGAAACGTTTTGGGTTCTAGTAGAAATATTAAGGTCAAAAAATAAAGGTTTACTAAATGATCTTTGTTCTACCGTCTTATTACCGACAAGCTGCGATATTAAATTTGCCGTTTCATAGTTATTAGCAGCAAAAGTAATACGATATGTCGCATTTGATAAGAAAGAATTCATACCGGCGTCTTCATATGTTCCTTTGAGCTGCTGAGTATCCTGAATAATTAAAAATAAGCGAACTCTATAACCTCTAAAATACGCTATACCGGCTTTAAAAGTGTCCATCTTCCCAAGTGTCGGGAACTCATCAAGTAAGAACATTACCCCATGCGGCTCTTCCTTTAAATCCGGCATTTTACGGCTTAAAAATTCTGTCGCCTGCTGATAAAACACCTGCATTAATTTTTGTAAACGCTGTATATTATCGGGTGTTAACCCTACATACACGGTTGTTTTTACTTTTTTAAATTCTTGTACGTTGAAATCAGAAGATGCAGTAGCTGAATCAATTAGGGGATTTGCCCATAATTCAAGAGATGAGTTCATTGTAGATATTACACCTGAACGCTCTTTATCGGCTTTTTGCAGAAATGCAGCAATATTCATATATGCTACGGGATGTATTACACCGCCAAGCGTATCGAGTACGACTGCTAGATTATAAACTACGTCGTCACTTCTCATGGTACGCACTACTTCACCGAAAGATTTAGTTTTAGTAGGATCAGCTATTAAATATAAAGTTACACCTAAAAATAAACTTCGTGCTTCATTATTCCAAAAATCCTTTTCAGGCATTATAAGGTTTGAAATTTTTTGAACGTCATCAACCATCTGCCCAGGCTTAGTACTAACCCAATCAATTGGATTATAACAATGAGTAACACCGTCGGGATTAGAAGGCTCCCATACAAAAACTTTCTGACCTTGTTTCTCACGCCAACCGCTTGTCAAACCGTGATTCTCGAGCTTTATGTCATGTACTACTACCGAATCACTCCAAAACAACAAGTTAGGTATCACAAAACCCACACCTTTACCCGAACCGGTAGGAGCAAATAATAAGGAATGCTGGAACCCGTCGGCAACAAAATATCCACCGGCATCAACACCGATCAGCATACCTTTTTTGGATCTAAGACCTGCGGCCTCTATATCTGACGGATTAGCCCAGCTAGCATTTCCATATACTTTTTCCTGTTGTTCAAAAAATTGTAATGATTTTATTCTTTCAAAGTTTTTAATGTAAGATATTATAACAACAATAGCAGGACTAAGAAGAGATGCAAGTAGTTTCAATTTTAAATAATTATAGTCGGAAATTTTTAACTGTCCCCAAACGTTAATAAGCCAATAAGCCCACTTATAAGCAATATTTATAGCATTTATATCTACACCTAAAACTCCAACCTCATTAGTAAAAATTGCAACAAATGCACCGCTTATCCAAATGGTACAAAAAATAACAACTGGATGAATTATAGCGTGACCAAATATATTTCTAGTAACTTTAAGTATCTTATGCCATTCCATGAATAATATTCCTAGTTTTTACTTATCACTTAATATTGTTAACGTTATTGCATAGAACGATTTTTCCAGCGTCATCCCGTGACTTGATCGCGGGATCTAGTCCTTTTTTTATTTTTTTCTGGATATCATGGTCAAGCCACTGTATGACATCGATCTTGAAACTAACGTCTATACATATTGCATAGAAAACGGTATACGAAGTTTTATTTGGAAAAGAGCAGAGTGTTTCATATTTTTTGATCGCAGCGTAGATAACCTACGTGAGGATCAAAAAATATGAAACACTCTGCTCTTTTCCAAATAAAACGAGTCTACACCATACCTTTAGCGTTCTTATTTTTCTTGTAGTACACTTCCGAAACATATCTTTTCCCGCCACTACCGCGTTTTAACTGCACAACGATATCTACAACGGTTAAAATATACTTCTTTACTTCTTCAGGCGGCATACCGAGATCAGCTTGCATAACCATAAGCTTTAACTGCTCGATTGCCATAGCAGGACTATCGGCATGCAGCGTCGATATTGAACCAGGGTGACCGGTATTAATAGCACGTAAAAAACTAAAAGCTTCTTTGCCTCGAAGCTCACCGACTATAATTCTATCCGGTCTTAAACGTAAACAAGCTTCTATTAAATCTTGGGTAGTAACATTTGCGCGGCCCTGCCCTCCTTTGGAAGCAAGTAAATGCACTCTGTTAGGATGGCTTGATAGTACAACCTCACGAGCATCTTCTACAGTAATTAATCTTTCTATTGATGGTATTTCAGTAAGTGCCGCATTTGTAAAGGTAGTTTTACCGGTTGAAGTACCGCCGCTAATTATGATATTTTTCTTTGAAACAACTGCGTGTCTAATAAATTCTTTAATCTTTTTTTCAGCTAAAAAATCATTTAAAATTATTGCATCTTCATCTACTAAACTCTCTGTTGCAGTTTCATCAAATGCCCCCATTTTAGCGTACTCGTCTAAAGTTAAATTCATACCGCTAGGCTTTCTGATAGAATAAATGATTTGTCCTATCTCACAAGCAGGGGGAAATACTATTTGAATACGGTAGCCATTCGGCAAAGTTGCTGAGAGCAGCGGTTTTTCTTCTGAAATCATCTGTTCGGTAGATTGAGCGACTAAACGCCCTAATGAAAGTAGATGTTCGCTATCCAGCTCCGGTATTTGCTTAGAGTATATATCGCCTTTTTTTTCAACCCATACTTCTCCAGGCTTATTAACCATAATTTCATTAATACCGTCTTCAGCAAATAAATTTTTAAAAGGAAGTAAGAACGTCTCTAAGGCTGCAAATTCTTCATTCATTTCATTACCTGCGATTTTAATAAAACGGCTTTTGGGAATTTATAATCCCTATTAACGTATATTCTAACCGGCGTACCTTGATTAACCGTTGTCGTAGGCTTAAATTGCTGCTGAGTTATCATATTTTGTACAACATTTGTAACATCCGTAAAAGCTTGAGTAGAAGCTTGTTGTGCTTGCGTAGGAGTTGATGCTATAGATGTAGTAGTAAGCAAACTTGAAGCTGCCGTATTAACTGCTTGTACTAAGGTTTGAAGTCTCTGGTCAGCAGTATTCGCTGAAGAAGCAGTTTGCGCTGTTGTACACGCTTGAGTCATAGTAGTATAAGCAGTCGAAGTTTTATCGGTAATAGCAGCAAGTATATTAGTACAAATTGTAACTATTCTAGTATTTGCATCCATACCGGTATTAGCCGCAATAGTTTGAGCAGTATTTAACAATTGTGTGGCTGTAGCACTATTAGTTGCTGCTGCCTGCGAATCTATAGGAGGCGGCACTAACTTATCAAGGACTTTAGCAAGACCTATATTAAAGCCGGATTGTAATACGGCATTTGCAAATTGTTCTTTATATTTATTATCGACTCTTCCTTGTAGTCCCGGTCTACCTAAATTATCAACTACAGGTGAGTCAAATTCTATAGTATAACCGTTAGTTAAATCTATTCTATCCCATATTATAGAAACTCTACCGTAACTGTCTGATGAAGTTGAGGTTGCATATTTACCGAATATTTTTGATCCTTTCGGTATTAATATAACTTTATCTTTCTCAGAAAATACATCTCTACTAATAATGGCCCTTATTTCGCCGCCGAGATCACTATTTATTGCCGTCTCAAGCACTGCATCAATTAATTTACCGCGTCCGAGAACCAACGACATATCACCGCGATCTTTAAATGTCGCTTCTGCCGTAATCTGTTCCGGTGTTTTTTTAGGCTCTACACCACCAACTAACACTATAGCTGATTTTCTTTTTGCTTCACGACGTTGCTTCTCTGCATCACTCTCAACTAGCGTTCCTGAAGTGGAAGGCAATGAAACCGGTGGCAATGGAAGCGTTTTATCTTTATTCTCCTCTACAGGAGTAGTAGGAGGTAAGACCGGTGGAACTTCTACTATCGGAGGC includes the following:
- a CDS encoding Ppx/GppA phosphatase family protein; amino-acid sequence: MRSAIIDIGSNALRAVVYESDELGAPEIFNYKFRNYLTNLLNLDNLDVKHQTYLSLQYLIHIFTKLSVTNIRCVATAILRGHPKADEFKAIIKKRFNIDIEIISGEREAYLTAAGLISGISDAFGIVADLGGGSLELAQIENKKVGKLKSLPLGTKIIASSNFGDVGLITKMLEEEFGAAHYPNLYLIGGALRLMSRIYMESINYPLKNLHNFEINRVEFELYLEKLSQIDKLKLSYYEQKAINYNAVLVIKAMIKVFLPEKIIISNYGLKEGVRFDSLPLHETKKDIIYERVKRLVKFDRNICKIDKYIEAVHYLLINPDYTTLVIIELAIMLAQYNKNIDKTLRANFVSEFILSSDIPFSHRQRLMLGIALTVTYTAKTDMQINKTAKKMISKSDYYNSHIIGYYIKIAREIDGPEFQEPSFSIKLKDDKFLQINASNILPKQVFEKVCERLKDISSARKNISYNFND
- a CDS encoding type IV secretory system conjugative DNA transfer family protein; translated protein: MEWHKILKVTRNIFGHAIIHPVVIFCTIWISGAFVAIFTNEVGVLGVDINAINIAYKWAYWLINVWGQLKISDYNYLKLKLLASLLSPAIVVIISYIKNFERIKSLQFFEQQEKVYGNASWANPSDIEAAGLRSKKGMLIGVDAGGYFVADGFQHSLLFAPTGSGKGVGFVIPNLLFWSDSVVVHDIKLENHGLTSGWREKQGQKVFVWEPSNPDGVTHCYNPIDWVSTKPGQMVDDVQKISNLIMPEKDFWNNEARSLFLGVTLYLIADPTKTKSFGEVVRTMRSDDVVYNLAVVLDTLGGVIHPVAYMNIAAFLQKADKERSGVISTMNSSLELWANPLIDSATASSDFNVQEFKKVKTTVYVGLTPDNIQRLQKLMQVFYQQATEFLSRKMPDLKEEPHGVMFLLDEFPTLGKMDTFKAGIAYFRGYRVRLFLIIQDTQQLKGTYEDAGMNSFLSNATYRITFAANNYETANLISQLVGNKTVEQRSFSKPLFFDLNISTRTQNVSQVQRALLLPQEVIQLPRDEQIVLIESFPPIKSRKIKYYEDKFFTSRLLPPTFVPTQVPFDPRANNNEASEETETTTAPENNE
- a CDS encoding TrbI/VirB10 family protein, whose amino-acid sequence is MTEEQNNNNNISSLSGADSPEVQRELSKVSVSFNKSIVIVVVICGIFIYISYTLFFGSKKEEIPETQIPSNIVKPVTDVDDNIPEIPKLPDPPKLEAPTAPPPPPPIVEVPPVLPPTTPVEENKDKTLPLPPVSLPSTSGTLVESDAEKQRREAKRKSAIVLVGGVEPKKTPEQITAEATFKDRGDMSLVLGRGKLIDAVLETAINSDLGGEIRAIISRDVFSEKDKVILIPKGSKIFGKYATSTSSDSYGRVSIIWDRIDLTNGYTIEFDSPVVDNLGRPGLQGRVDNKYKEQFANAVLQSGFNIGLAKVLDKLVPPPIDSQAAATNSATATQLLNTAQTIAANTGMDANTRIVTICTNILAAITDKTSTAYTTMTQACTTAQTASSANTADQRLQTLVQAVNTAASSLLTTTSIASTPTQAQQASTQAFTDVTNVVQNMITQQQFKPTTTVNQGTPVRIYVNRDYKFPKAVLLKSQVMK
- the virB11 gene encoding P-type DNA transfer ATPase VirB11 codes for the protein MNEEFAALETFLLPFKNLFAEDGINEIMVNKPGEVWVEKKGDIYSKQIPELDSEHLLSLGRLVAQSTEQMISEEKPLLSATLPNGYRIQIVFPPACEIGQIIYSIRKPSGMNLTLDEYAKMGAFDETATESLVDEDAIILNDFLAEKKIKEFIRHAVVSKKNIIISGGTSTGKTTFTNAALTEIPSIERLITVEDAREVVLSSHPNRVHLLASKGGQGRANVTTQDLIEACLRLRPDRIIVGELRGKEAFSFLRAINTGHPGSISTLHADSPAMAIEQLKLMVMQADLGMPPEEVKKYILTVVDIVVQLKRGSGGKRYVSEVYYKKNKNAKGMV